Proteins encoded within one genomic window of Oncorhynchus tshawytscha isolate Ot180627B linkage group LG02, Otsh_v2.0, whole genome shotgun sequence:
- the LOC112247073 gene encoding retinoid-binding protein 7-like: MPTDYSGTWDMTSNENFESYMVALGIDFATRKIANMLKPQKVIEQDGDSFTIKTFTTFKNYTVSFKIGEEFEEVTKAMDNRKVQTVVNWDNDKLVCVQKGEKKNRGWTHWIEGDELYLEITCGDKVCKQIYKRSA, translated from the exons ATGCCTACCGACTACAGTGGCACATGGGACATGACTAGTAATGAAAACTTTGAAAGTTACATGGTTGCTCTTG GCATTGATTTTGCAACACGCAAGATTGCAAACATGTTGAAACCTCAGAAAGTGATTGAGCAAGACGGGGATTCTTTCACCATCAAAACATTCACTACCTTCAAAAACTACACAGTCTCATTCAAGATTGGGGAAGAGTTTGAGGAGGTGACCAAAGCCATGGATAACAGAAAAGTCCAG ACGGTGGTCAACTGGGACAATGATAAACTGGTGTGTGTTcagaagggagagaagaagaacagAGGGTGGACACACTGGATAGAAGGAGATGAGCTCTATCTG GAAATCACCTGTGGGGATAAAGTCTGCAAGCAGATTTATAAAAGGAGTGCTTGA
- the cenps gene encoding centromere protein S codes for MLSTTSCRANVNFREKMATAMDEEERKLQRLKAAVHYTVGRLCQSIGEDHQKEFSRQVIAAIAETTFRQCDIFAKDLEAFARHAKRSTVSVEDVKLTARRSTALSNFIQRKSEEIASANQEQRDTRKKIAGKRKNTEMV; via the exons ATGCTATCCACTACTAGCTGCCGAGCTAACGTGAACTTTCGGGAGAAAATGGCAACAGCAATGGACGAGGAGGAAAGAAAACTTCAG AGACTGAAAGCAGCAGTCCACTACACAGTGGGAAGACTGTGTCAAAGCATTGGTGAGGATCATCAGAAGGAATTCAGTCGACAGGTTATAGCAGCAATAGCTGAAACGACGTTCAGGCAATGTG atatttttgcaaaggACTTGGAGGCCTTTGCAAG GCATGCCAAAAGAAGCACAGTATCAGTAGAGGATGTGAAGCTTACAGCTCGTCGAAGTACAGCACTG TCTAACTTCATACAAAGGAAGAGTGAAGAGATTGCCAGCGCCAACCAGGAGCAGAGAGACACAAGGAAGAAGATTGCAGGGAAGAGGAAGAATACAGAGATGGTGTAG
- the LOC112247063 gene encoding GDH/6PGL endoplasmic bifunctional protein-like: MWKVVWAALLLLATVCVQRGYTKEAKGAQSLGHVSVVIVGGTGDLAKKYLWQGFFHLYTNQVSSGYSFSFYGGGLSPNDKATPILFEVLKGVVCPRELSVERCALVKEQFLRLAEYRQLNTSEDYQALGKHLTEQLRQEGLVEAGRLFYLSVPAFAYADIAEKINNNCRPTDGAWLRVVLEKPFGHDLSSAQLLSTQLGASLKDNEMYRIDHYLGKQVVSKILPFRRENSKHLDLIWNKHHIERVEIVLKETLDAKGRISFYEQYGVIRDVIQNHLTEVMTLLTMELPSNLSNTKEVLKNKLKIFSALQRLDRNCAAIGQYQAYNAEVQEELSKTREHFSLTPTFAGIMVHIDLAQYEGMPVILTSGKMLDERVGYARILFKNDIFCIQSHSSVHCKPKQIVFSFGHGTLQYPAILVSKNLFKPDLMDTEWKEVTEHKDVSVLGLPISDYYVLTPTVERESYAELILHIFQGRKDSFISAENLLASWSFWTPLLQSLADTFPRLYPGGADNGNMLDFKLLGRKVTFANEALVMVTQDHMGGSGRESFQVMQGKYRSADMVSAWPEELIVRLAGDLQVAAENAVREGGRFHLALSGGSSPLALFQRLARHHYSFPWRDTHVWMVDERCVPLTELDSNFRTLHDHLLQHVKMSYFNIHPMPVQMNQRLCVEEDSGALLYESDITQLVNASSFHFVLLGVGYDGHTASLFPGSKLDASGNSLVAFTESPAKPHQRMSLTLKAINQAQKVGVLVMGKSKHELVTQLSRVKDNPKHWPITGIRPTSGRLVWYIDYDALLG; encoded by the exons ATGTGGAAGGTTGTGTGGGCAGCACTGCTGCTTCTGGCCACTGTGTGTGTCCAGAGAGGCTATACCAAGGAGGCCAAGGGAGCACAGAGCCTAGGTCATGTGTCAGTGGTCATAGTGGGAGGTACAGGTGACTTGGCTAAGAAGTACCTGTGGCAGGGCTTCTTCCATCTGTACACTAACCAGGTCAGTAGCGGCTACAGCTTCTCCTTTTATGGCGGAGGCCTGTCGCCCAACGATAAGGCCACTCCGATCCTGTTTGAAGTGCTGAAGGGAGTGGTCTGTCCTCGGGAGTTGTCTGTGGAGCGCTGTGCCCTGGTGAAGGAGCAGTTCCTGAGGCTGGCTGAGTATCGGCAGTTGAATACTTCAGAGGACTACCAGGCCCTGGGCAAACACCTGACAGAGCAGCTGAGGCAGGAGGGCTTAGTGGAGGCCGGCAGGCTGTTCTACCTGTCAGTGCCAGCCTTCGCTTATGCGGACATTGCAGAAAAGATCAACAACAACTGCAGGCCGACTGACGGGGCGTGGTTGAGGGTGGTGCTGGAGAAGCCATTTGGCCATGATCTCAGTAGCGCCCAACTCCTGTCCACTCAACTGGGTGCCTCCCTCAAAGACAACGAGATGTACAGGATCGACCACTATTTAGGGAAGCAG GTTGTCTCTAAGATTTTGCCATTCAGAAGGGAGAACAGCAAGCATCTGGATCTTATCTGGAACAAGCACCACATTGAGAGAGTTGAGATTGTACTGAAGGAGACCCTGGATGCCAAAG GTCGCATCTCCTTCTATGAACAGTATGGCGTGATCAGGGACGTGATACAGAACCATCTGACTGAGGTCATGACCCTTCTGACCATGGagctcccatccaacctgagcaACACTAAGGAAGTCCTCAAGAACAAGTTGAAGATCTTCAGTGCCTTGCAGCGCCTGGACAGGAACTGTGCTGCCATTGGTCAGTACCAGGCCTACAATGCAGAGGTACAGGAAGAACTGAGCAAAACAAGGGAACACTTCAGCCTCACCCCCACCTTCGCTG GTATAATGGTGCACATTGACCTAGCCCAGTACGAGGGCATGCCAGTCAttctgacctcagggaagatgcTGGATGAGCGTGTAGGCTACGCTCGCATTCTGTTCAAGAATGACATCTTCTGTATCCAGAGCCACAGCAGCGTCCACTGCAAGCCCAAGCAGATTGTGTTCTCCTTTGGCCACGGCACTCTGCAGTACCCAGCCATTCTCGTGAGTAAGAACCTGTTCAAGCCAGACCTGATGGACACTGAGTGGAAGGAGGTAACAGAACACAAAGATGTCAGTGTATTAGGTTTGCCCATCTCAGACTACTACGTGCTGACGCCAACGGTGGAGAGGGAGTCTTACGCAGAACTCATTTTGCACATCTTCCAAGGCCGGAAGGACAGCTTTATCAGTGCTGAGAACCTGCTGGCCTCCTGGAGTTTCTGGACACCTCTCCTGCAGAGCCTGGCCGACACCTTTCCCCGCCTGTATCCCGGGGGAGCGGACAATGGCAACATGCTGGATTTCAAACTGTTGGGACGGAAGGTGACCTTCGCCAATGAGGCACTGGTCATGGTCACCCAGGACCACATGGGCGGGTCTGGGAGGGAGAGCTTCCAGGTGATGCAGGGGAAGTACCGCAGCGCTGACATGGTGTCTGCCTGGCCCGAGGAGCTCATCGTGCGGCTGGCCGGAGACCTGCAGGTTGCAGCGGAGAACGCGGTAAGGGAGGGCGGACGCTTCCACCTCGCCCTCTCCGGGGGCTCCAGTCCCCTAGCTCTGTTTCAGAGGCTGGCCCGTCACCACTACTCCTTCCCCTGGAGGGACACCCACGTGTGGATGGTGGACGAGCGATGCGTGCCTCTCACAGAGTTGGACTCCAACTTCCGCACCCTGCACGACCACCTGCTTCAACACGTGAAGATGTCCTACTTCAACATCCACCCCATGCCGGTGCAGATGAACCAGCGGCTGTGTGTGGAGGAGGATAGTGGAGCGCTGCTCTATGAGAGCGACATCACCCAGTTGGTTAATGCTTCCAGCTTCCACTTTGTCCTGCTGGGAGTGGGCTACGACGGCCACACTGCCTCTCTGTTCCCAGGCAGCAAACTAGATGCAAGTGGGAACAGTCTAGTAGCCTTCACCGAGAGCCCAGCCAAGCCTCACCAGCGTATGAGCCTCACCCTCAAGGCTATCAACCAGGCCCAGAAAGTAGGTGTGCTGGTGATGGGTAAGAGCAAACATGAGCTGGTCACTCAGCTCAGTCGAGTCAAGGACAACCCAAAACATTGGCCCATCACTGGGATCCGGCCGACCAGTGGCAGGCTAGTATGGTACATAGACTATGATGCTCTTTTAGGATAG
- the tardbpb gene encoding TAR DNA-binding protein 43, whose product MAEVYIRVAEEENEEPMEIPSEDDGTVLLSTVAAQFPGACGLRFRSPVSQCMRGVRLVEGILHAPENGWGNLVYVVNYPKDNKRKMDEIDASSAVKMKRGDMKTSDLIVLGLPWKTSEQDLKDYFSTFGEVIMVQVKRDVKTGNSKGFGFVRFTEYETQDKVISQRHMIDGRWCDCKLPNSKQGPDEPMRSRKVFVGRCTEDISADELRQFFMQYGEVTDVFIPKPFRAFAFVSFADDQVASSLCGEDLIIKGVSVHISNAEPKHGSRQMMERAGRFGNGFGAQGFGSNRTGLGSSAGSNMANFGNFSLNPAMMAAAQAALQSSWGMMGMLASQQGQTATSGTTSTGQTSSTRDQSQAYSTGNSNYGASSASLGWGTGSNSTTSGGGFSSGGFGSSMESKSSGWGM is encoded by the exons ATGGCAGAGGTGTACATTCGCGTGGccgaagaagagaatgaggagccCATGGAGATCCCATCCGAGGATGATGGCACGGTGTTGCTTTCTACTGTGGCAGCTCAGTTTCCAGGGGCCTGCGGCCTACGATTCAGGAGTCCAGTTTCGCAGTGCATGCGAGGGGTCCGTTTGGTGGAAGGGATTCTTCATGCACCTGAAAACGGCTGGGGCAATTTGGTCTATGTCGTCAATTATCCCAAAG ACAACAAAAGGAAAATGGACGAGATTGATGCCTCCTCGGCTGTAAAGATGAAGAGGGGTGACATGAAGACTTCAGACCTGATTGTactggggttgccatggaagACATCTGAACAGGACCTGAAAGATTACTTCAGCACCTTTGGGGAAGTCATCATGGTACAG GTGAAACGAGATGTGAAGACTGGAAACTCAAAGGGATTTGGCTTTGTGAGGTTTACTGAGTATGAAACTCAAGATAAAGTGATCTCTCAACGCCACATGATTGATGGAAGATGGTGTGACTGCAAACTCCCCAACTCCAAG CAAGGTCCAGATGAGCCCATGAGGAGCAGGAAAGTGTTTGTAGGCCGTTGCACTGAAGACATTTCCGCTGATGAGCTGCGCCAGTTCTTCATGCAGTATGGCGAGGTCACTGATGTCTTCATCCCCAAGCCCTTTCGTGCCTTTGCCTTCGTCAGCTTTGCCGATGACCAG GTTGCCAGTTCCCTATGTGGAGAGGACCTGATTATTAAGGGGGTCAGCGTGCACATCTCAAACGCTGAGCCAAAGCACGGCAGTAGGCAGATGATGGAGCGAGCAGGGCGGTTTGGAAATGGGTTTGGGGCTCAGGGCTTTGGTAGTAACCGCACAGGGTTAGGGAGCAGTGCCGGGAGTAATATGGCTAATTTTGGCAACTTTAGTCTGAACCCTGCCATGATGGCTGCTGCTCAAGCTGCCCTGCAGAGCAGTTGGGGAATGATGGGTATGTTGGCTAGCCAACAAGGGCAGACTGCCACCTCAGGCACCACCTCTACTGGGCAGACTAGCTCCACCAGGGATCAGAGCCAGGCCTACAGCACAGGCAACAGTAACTACGGCGCCAGCTCAGCCAGTCTAGGTTGGGGTACCGGTTCTAATTCAACAACCAGTGGCGGTGGGTTTAGCTCAGGAGGATTTGGCTCCAGTATGGAGTCCAAGTCTTCAGGGTGGGGTATGTAA